One genomic region from Cetobacterium sp. 8H encodes:
- a CDS encoding efflux RND transporter periplasmic adaptor subunit, whose translation MLKKILMLSMTILLFSCGTSKEKSEGKIILGKNIKVIDILPENITKLNVSSGIIEPLNEVIEITKTGGTVTKVNFKNGDRVKKGDTIVVLTDQDVHSAYLKSQATYNLNKSDYSIRKNNYNKFKQLYDKQLISEDEYLVKKTNFVQGESNLKNSEAAYLSAKKDYEDLVIKAKIDGVITDLDIKKYEKISANTEIVTVVNDSKMLVRTGVSVHEIEELSIGNKAKVEIEGLRNNYLGSVYEINPVANKESKKYQVKIELDNDEGKIKKGMYSKVLVETGVKNGYLVPKNAIVIKELYSYIFVVEDGVARRIKVERGYSNNEKQEILSDELYSAMKLVIDGQFMLEDRDKVNILN comes from the coding sequence GTGTTAAAAAAAATATTGATGCTTTCAATGACAATACTACTGTTTTCTTGTGGAACTAGTAAAGAAAAATCAGAAGGGAAAATAATTCTGGGAAAAAATATAAAAGTTATAGATATTTTACCTGAAAATATTACTAAATTAAATGTTTCAAGTGGAATAATAGAGCCACTTAATGAGGTTATAGAAATAACTAAAACTGGGGGAACAGTAACAAAAGTAAACTTTAAAAATGGGGATAGAGTAAAAAAAGGGGATACAATAGTAGTTTTAACAGATCAAGATGTCCATTCAGCTTATTTAAAATCTCAAGCCACATATAACTTAAATAAATCGGATTATTCAATTAGAAAAAATAACTATAATAAATTCAAGCAACTGTATGATAAACAATTGATATCTGAAGATGAGTATTTAGTAAAAAAAACAAACTTTGTTCAAGGGGAAAGTAATCTAAAAAACTCTGAAGCTGCTTATCTTTCAGCTAAGAAAGATTATGAAGATCTTGTGATAAAGGCTAAAATAGATGGGGTTATTACAGACTTAGATATAAAAAAGTATGAAAAAATTAGTGCTAATACAGAAATAGTAACAGTAGTAAATGATAGTAAAATGCTTGTTAGAACAGGAGTTTCTGTTCATGAGATAGAGGAACTTTCTATTGGGAATAAGGCTAAAGTGGAGATAGAAGGGTTAAGAAATAATTATCTGGGTAGTGTCTACGAAATAAACCCAGTAGCAAATAAAGAAAGTAAAAAATATCAAGTTAAAATAGAGTTAGATAATGATGAAGGTAAAATAAAAAAAGGGATGTATTCAAAAGTATTAGTAGAGACCGGAGTAAAAAATGGGTACTTAGTTCCTAAAAATGCGATAGTAATAAAAGAGTTATATTCTTATATATTTGTAGTAGAGGATGGGGTAGCTAGAAGAATAAAAGTAGAGAGAGGATATTCTAATAATGAAAAACAAGAAATTTTGAGCGATGAACTATACTCAGCTATGAAGTTAGTTATAGATGGGCAGTTCATGTTAGAAGATAGAGATAAAGTAAATATTCTAAATTAG